One window from the genome of Nicotiana sylvestris chromosome 9, ASM39365v2, whole genome shotgun sequence encodes:
- the LOC138878467 gene encoding uncharacterized protein, with the protein MELWVKINGCLLRFGIGEFAVITGLKCVEEDATFYDKPVVNRLLKEYFPRDGKKAITRDANNHGINKDDFDIIESGQYQTLGGLPLALQIWFFECYSMVDKHLAVRTGTNVPCILNWKVTETLTYADLTGEVIMSSIDKLNYRNIFPTREEMSTLNIDTHFEVNAADVASGEVPAFHIDDSIAASPPCPQNMEQQSKRPHPQNTEQLSKRPFPQNMDRQPNPSYDPLVRIDLLNAEVEKLRCAIGKLTDTVTTLNNYVVSSFEKVFSFLNIKETKETREDVTDSKIRQRVSDDNTSGLDKFDGYQYNVVPDFVDQVNQDNVLADEGVNDGVDHGDVKGDTFWDDIGDEDLAMLQMSQIVLHKPSIIDIEDDYISPEQSVRQKLPGKYAKSPYFPVYDSGASGSAYKIIFDIKHPFTIKIDDFDPLSPLAKEFCAFVDNEMDTSAKNIYTDEVNKLVEAFTFGSCHATTKDWFHSLAYCGRSLIDTHLDVLFYYLRKRGKYGPNVAMRFTTTDFAFGNKINSLYKDFKVNQDPSVIPEGHEIEECIHIYDSNHGAINDILALDAVLPYAILIPYFLKSSDFYVEKKGIDWNNGAYTDKSHSDALQINLVNNVPQQIKCDCGAFVAGFAEYFILSKEIRKDNFDIETLRTSKKSNTGQVLAAGSSKPPKYADMEVHPFEIFRNCMFPLQGTLCFTLPLQT; encoded by the exons ATGGAGTTGTGGGTGAAAATTAATGGTTGTTTGCTGCGTTTTGGCATTGGAGAGTTTGCTGTTATCACTGGTTTGAAGTGTGTAGAAGAAGACGCCACTTTCTATGACAAACCAGTTGTCAATAGGTTGCTAAAAGAGTATTTTCCAAGAGATGGAAAAAAGGCTATAACGAGGG ATGCCAATAATCATGGTATCAACAAAGATGATTTTGATATCATTGAAAGTGGTCAATATCAGAC GCTTGGAGGTTTGCCACTTGCATTACAAATATGGTTTTTTGAATGTTACTCTATGGTTGACAAGCATCTAGCTGTTCGCACTGGTACAAATGTTCCATGCATTCTTAATTGGAAAGTCACTGAAACTCTAACATATGCAGATTTGACTGGTGAGGTGATCATGTCTAGTATCGACAAG TTGAACTATAGGAACATTTTCCCTACTCGTGAAGAGATGTCAACTCTGAACATCGACACACATTTTGAAGTTAATGCCGCTGATGTTGCATCAGGGGAGGTGCCTGCCTTTCACATTGATGATTCTATCGCTGCATCTCCACCTTGTCCTCAGAATATGGAGCAACAGTCTAAACGACCTCATCCTCAAAATACGGAGCAACTGTCTAAACGACCTTTTCCTCAGAATATGGATCGACAGCCTAATCCGAGTTATGATCCTTTGGTGCGCATTGATCTATTGAATGCTGAAGTTGAGAAGCTGAGGTGTGCTATTGGAAAG TTGACTGATACAGTTACGACACTCAACAATTATGTAGTTTCTTCCTTTGAAAAAGTGTTCAGTTTTCTGAATATAAAGGAAACCAAGGAAACGAGGGAGGATGTTACTGATTCTAAG ATTCGTCAGCGCGTGTCTGATGACAATACATCTGGTCTCGACAAATTTGATGGCTATCAATATAATGTTGTTCCTGACTTTGTCGATCAAGTGAATCAAGATAACGTGCTAGCTGACGAGGGAGTTAATGATGGTGTTGATCATG GTGATGTCAAAGGTGACACATTTTGGGATGATATTGGCGATGAAGATTTAGCTATGCTACAGATGTCCCAAATTGTGCTTCACAAACCATCCATCATAGACATAGAAGATGATTACATTTCTCCTGAACAGTCAGTTCGACAGAAACTACCAGGAAAATATGCCAAATCTCCATATTTTCCAGTTTATGATTCGGGGGCATCAGGATCGGCGTACAAGATCATTTTTGATATCAAGCATCCTTTCACGatcaaaattgatgattttgatcCATTGTCGCCATTGGCTAAAGAGTTTTGCGCGTTTGTTGATAATGAGATGGATACGAG tgccaaaaatatatataccGATGAAGTAAATAAGCTTGTGGAAGCTTTTACTTTTGGCTCGTGTCATGCGACCACAAAGGATTGGTTCCACTCACTTGCGTATTGTGGTCGATCTTTGATTGACACG CACTTGGATGTCCTCTTTTATTATTTGAGGAAGAGGGGAAAATATGGGCCGAATGTTGCCATGCGGTTTACTACAACCGACTTTGCTTTTGGTAACAAAATCAACTCCCTGTATAAAGATTTCAAAGTGAATCAAGATCCTTCAGTGATTCCTGAAGGGCATGAGATAGAAGA GTGCATCCACATCTATGACTCTAACCATGGAGCTATTAATGATATACTTGCTTTGGATGCTGTATTACCTTATGCAATTCTGATACCTTACTTCTTGAAGAGTTCTGATTTTTATGTCGAGAAGAAGGGCATTGATTGGAACAATGGTGCATATACCGATAAATCCCATTCTGATGCTTTGCAGATTAATCTGGTTAATAATGTGCCCCAACAGATCAAATG TGATTGTGGTGCTTTTGTTGCTGGCTTTGCTGAGTATTTCATCCTTAGTAAGGAAATTCGAAAAGATAATTTTGACATTGAGACACTTCGAACCAG TAAAAAGAGCAATACTGGCCAGGTTTTAGCTGCTGGTTCTTCAAAACCGCCCAAGTATGCAGACATGGAAGTTCATCCATTTGAAATTTTCCGCAACTGCATGTTCCCTCTTCAAGGCACACTATGTTTCACCTTACCCCTTCAAACATAG